In Phormidium ambiguum IAM M-71, a single window of DNA contains:
- a CDS encoding 2,3-bisphosphoglycerate-dependent phosphoglycerate mutase: protein MAKLILLRHGQSLWNAANKFTGWVDVPLSEQGRAEATIASCKLKNHKYYVDVCFTSMLFRAMETAVICLTECDEICGGKTPIIKHDATDEDWHGWDKYEGNSNEELPIYPCSCLDERYYGELQGLNKTQTVEKYGKEKVHEWRRSFSISPPGGESLEDTMKRALPFFQERILNHLKQGDNVLVAAHGNSLRAIIMNLDNLSPEEVTQLELATGVPIIYDVDESGKPSNKIILK from the coding sequence ATGGCTAAATTGATTTTACTCCGTCATGGTCAAAGCCTTTGGAATGCCGCCAATAAATTTACAGGTTGGGTAGATGTTCCTTTAAGCGAACAAGGTCGTGCTGAAGCAACTATCGCTTCTTGTAAGCTTAAAAATCACAAATATTATGTTGATGTTTGTTTCACCAGTATGCTATTCCGAGCAATGGAAACAGCAGTAATTTGTTTAACTGAATGTGATGAAATTTGTGGCGGTAAAACTCCAATTATTAAACATGATGCAACGGATGAAGATTGGCATGGATGGGATAAATATGAAGGGAATTCCAATGAAGAATTACCTATCTATCCTTGTTCCTGTTTAGACGAGCGTTATTATGGGGAATTGCAAGGATTAAATAAGACCCAAACGGTGGAAAAATATGGGAAAGAAAAAGTTCATGAATGGCGACGTTCTTTTTCTATATCTCCTCCTGGTGGAGAAAGTTTGGAAGATACAATGAAGCGAGCTTTACCATTTTTTCAAGAGCGCATTCTTAATCATCTGAAACAAGGAGATAATGTTTTAGTTGCGGCTCATGGTAACTCTTTGCGGGCAATTATAATGAATTTGGATAATTTAAGTCCAGAAGAAGTTACTCAGCTAGAATTAGCAACTGGTGTACCCATTATTTACGATGTCGATGAATCGGGAAAACCGAGTAATAAGATAATTTTGAAATAA